The Gopherus evgoodei ecotype Sinaloan lineage chromosome 8, rGopEvg1_v1.p, whole genome shotgun sequence genome includes a region encoding these proteins:
- the LOC115656315 gene encoding cytochrome P450 2J2-like, producing MPLQAVPGLMWLWQNMPFQTLAMFLGLFLLIADYTKRRQPKNFPPGPLPLPFLGHILHMDVKQPHRTVEKLAGKYGNIFSLQFGNLPIVIVNGFQLVKEVLVHQGEYFLDRPQMPLIYEIFGTFGLIFSNGHSWKQHRRFALSTLRNFGLGKRSLEERIQEESRYLTDAIEEEKGQPFDPHFKINNAVSNIICSVTFGDRFEYHDSHFQKLLRLFDETLDLQATIWGQLYNSFPTMMKWIPGPHHTILKNWEKLKCFVREMTAKHREDWNPSETRDFIDCYLKEIAKADADSSFCEENLIVSTLDLFIAGTETTSATIRWALLYMALYPDVQERVQAEIDAVIGHSRQPAMDDRDNMPYTNAVIHEVQRISNIVPLSVPRIATSDTTLAGFYVPKGTTLIPNLTSVLFDKNEWETPHTFNPKHFLEDGQFKKRETFLPFSAGKRGCLGEPLARIELFLFFTALLQKFTFQAPNDVKLNPQFRAGITLCPQPYQICALSR from the exons ATGCCGCTGCAGGCTGTCCCTGGGTTAATGTGGCTCTGGCAGAACATGCCCTTTCAGACACTGGCCATGTTCTTAGGCCTGTTCCTGCTGATTGCTGATTACACGAAAAGGAGACAGCCAAAGAATTTCCCTCCAGGACCTTTGCCCCTGCCCTTCCTGGGCCATATCCTCCATATGGATGTCAAACAGCCCCATAGAACTGTAGAGAAG cttgctggaaaataTGGCAACATTTTCAGCTTGCAGTTTGGTAACCTGCCAATTGTGATTGTAAATGGATTCCAGCTGGTGAAGGAAGTGCTTGTCCATCAAGGTGAATACTTTCTTGATCGCCCACAAATGCCTCTGATCTATGAAATCTTCGGTACATTTG GATTAATCTTCTCTAATGGACATAGCTGGAAACAACATAGAAGATTTGCTTTATCAACTCTAAGAAACTTTggcctggggaagaggagtttagAAGAACGAATACAGGAGGAGAGCAGATACCTCACAGATGCAATTGAGGAAGAAAAAG GGCAACCTTTTGACCCTCACTTTAAAATTAACAATGCTGTTTCCAACATAATCTGTTCTGTCACTTTTGGAGACCGGTTTGAATATCATGATAGTCACTTCCAGAAGTTACTGCGGTTGTTTGATGAGACGTTGGACCTCCAGGCAACTATTTGGGGCCAG CTGTATAACTCCTTCCCCACCATGATGAAGTGGATACCTGGACCCCATcacaccattttaaaaaactggGAAAAATTGAAGTGTTTTGTGAGGGAAATGACTGCAAAGCACAGAGAGGACTGGAATCCATCTGAAACCAGAGACTTTATTGACTGTTATCTAAAAGAAATAGCAAAG GCTGATGCCGACTCTAGTTTCTGTGAAGAAAATCTCATAGTTTCCACATTGGATCTTTTTATTGCTGGAACTGAGACGACGTCTGCAACCATCCGCTGGGCTCTGCTGTACATGGCCCTATATCCAGACGTTCAAG AGAGAGTGCAAGCGGAGATTGACGCAGTGATTGGCCATTCTCGCCAGCCAGCCATGGACGACAGGGACAACATGCCATACACCAATGCAGTTATTCATGAAGTGCAAAGGATAAGCAACATCGTGCCTTTAAGTGTGCCCAGAATTGCAACTAGTGACACAACACTGGCCGGATTCTATGTGCCAAAA GGCACCACGTTGATTCCCAATTTGACATCAGTGCTGTTTGACAAGAATGAGTGGGAAACCCCTCATACTTTTAATCCTAAGCATTTCCTGGAGGATGGTCAGTTCAAGAAAAGAGAAACTTTCCTGCCATTCTCTGCAG GAAAGCGCGGTTGCCTTGGTGAGCCGCTGGCTAGAATAGAGTTGTTCCTGTTCTTCACTGCCCTCCTTCAGAAATTCACATTCCAAGCTCCGAACGACGTGAAGCTAAACCCTCAGTTCAGAGCGGGAATTACTCTCTGCCCACAGCCATACCAGATCTGTGCGCTGTCTCGGTAG